The sequence ATGGATCCATTCCTCTGGAACATCAGCCAGCAGGCGGACTGCCTTCAGCCCTGACACACAGGCTCCCACACTGGAAGCATGGATTTCCATATTCTCTTCCCACATGCCGTTGTCCGCATGGTCCCAATACCGGACACAACCCAGATATCGAACCAGCTTTTCTATGATTTCTCGGTCTTTTTTGTCCCGCAACACCGGTTTGCCGTGATACACCCCTTGGGCCACTCCCCACAAAAACAGGCCGATGGCATCGTTTTGAGCATGGCCCCAAGGCTGGTCGATTTCCACCAGATCCGGGGTATAACGGGCATGGATATACTCGTAAAGGTATTCCGGCTTCTGCCGGGTATGGATATCGATCTTCCATTCATAGCGACGAAGCAGGTCCAACAAGGCATGGTACGCCCGTTCATATCGGTCGCATGGCCGGGGCAGGTAGGGCAGGACCGTGTAACAGACATCCCGGATCCAGACGTAGGAGTAATCCTTGGAAGGGCTTGCCACATAAGCGCCGTTTGACAGGCGCATCGTGTCCAACACTTCGTGTAAGAGTTTCATGCATTCCCACTCCTCTCCCCTCCAGTTTGGACCCCGGCGGGGTGGACCAAACCC is a genomic window of Desmospora profundinema containing:
- a CDS encoding glycoside hydrolase family 15 protein — its product is MKLLHEVLDTMRLSNGAYVASPSKDYSYVWIRDVCYTVLPYLPRPCDRYERAYHALLDLLRRYEWKIDIHTRQKPEYLYEYIHARYTPDLVEIDQPWGHAQNDAIGLFLWGVAQGVYHGKPVLRDKKDREIIEKLVRYLGCVRYWDHADNGMWEENMEIHASSVGACVSGLKAVRLLADVPEEWIHQGERTLQRLLPFESATKEVDLALLSLVYPHQVVSRGMARQILERVSRRLERDRGIIRYEGDRYYHAGTEAQWCFGFPWMGLCWSWLGEQAKVREYSEKTRSILPPDGRLPELYIGGTDQPNGNTPLAWAVAMAMLLLDQAGCEAVSKAG